A single window of Oerskovia paurometabola DNA harbors:
- a CDS encoding right-handed parallel beta-helix repeat-containing protein: protein MRTALDGRDGARRWRRAAAAIGVAALLGAGVVTVAPVTAPAQAASPPDTVDTGDPAPPADPTTPGGLEEPAPVPDETVVEVTPTAPGVVPNANTLPVAWVGTPDQRPGTPALLTLQAAINAAPAGGTVSFDQNDYAFTGTITVPRAVTLDASGPSTLYTRFTVSGGGLTLDDDVTIGAANTGAIVSVTASDVVLSNLTIRNPTPVARPTGVQLGANLTGVVIDGLDMDGAGEASSYGVNLTTGAATITSPAISGVATGITAAAASTAGGVVISGGTISAATSGISLGTTTTPSVSGVSVTSAQTSTGTGIDLSSSSGARVDAVTVTGFARGIGTAPANPRTGPTITGAVVTGSSREGISLGATTGARVSDARITLAGANQTTGILTLLATGVVIERPTIRGAMYGITTSAANTGTGPTITSPVITAFGGITLGSTQNAVVTGAVLDAGTWGPAGTGINLVNAGRVTVSDVSATGFLYAIGAQSNFDEDTSDRVDISISDIDVVGAPDASSGVYLLGARNATISRVTANLTGAALVIHQSIGVTAQDITVTGNEGPTSVTGAAILRAYGSQDVDVDRSSIDAGSYGFFYSATDGSTVTNATVANLVEYGVYGRSVANLDVSATTFTGNSGVGLFVVTTPANGISHDIAVHDSTMTDNDGGIRALQGTTGVQVVRNTVSGQPDVVSAGPAHDLLVADNTISQTGGDGLAAISVAPSWADGALPDSYSSSDVRVTGNAFTGGGTWIQVGTADPTSPEAARRTLRDDVLVTGNSFPAASAAIRTYANAVVGEDSAPALARALPVDGPVAVDARDHGTPNDWGSACRATGFLDGIPYYDGGGAEVHELTEAPVLYPMSCIDLSLKQTLAVDPDDPQRAGDLVSWTLTPHNDGPRVAPAGWTITQLLPDGATLVSMAGDGYTVDGATATSTGDLPLGADGPPLTVTARVVSPAPGAGSMRDVAYVAPAPDTDLDEDGFVDPVVERFSPLVVPTIDTDTDASPTDNDAQGVWSTVGDTVPGRGGASTLPTTGADAALAALAALLLLGTGIAVTTLSRRPQRLAEK from the coding sequence ATGCGCACAGCGTTGGACGGACGGGACGGCGCTCGCCGGTGGCGGCGCGCCGCTGCGGCGATCGGCGTCGCCGCCCTGCTCGGCGCGGGTGTGGTCACGGTCGCCCCCGTGACCGCTCCCGCGCAGGCCGCCTCGCCGCCCGACACCGTCGACACCGGTGACCCCGCACCGCCCGCCGACCCGACGACGCCGGGCGGCCTCGAGGAGCCGGCGCCCGTGCCGGACGAGACCGTCGTCGAGGTGACCCCGACGGCCCCCGGCGTCGTGCCGAACGCCAACACCCTGCCGGTGGCCTGGGTCGGCACGCCGGACCAGCGCCCGGGCACCCCCGCCCTGCTCACGCTCCAGGCGGCGATCAACGCCGCCCCGGCCGGCGGGACCGTCTCGTTCGACCAGAACGACTACGCGTTCACCGGCACGATCACCGTCCCTCGGGCCGTGACCCTCGACGCCAGCGGCCCCTCGACGCTCTACACCCGGTTCACGGTCAGCGGAGGGGGCCTGACGCTCGACGACGACGTGACGATCGGTGCGGCCAACACGGGCGCGATCGTCTCGGTCACCGCGTCGGACGTCGTGCTGTCCAACCTCACGATCCGCAACCCGACCCCGGTGGCCCGCCCCACGGGGGTACAGCTCGGCGCGAACCTCACGGGCGTCGTGATCGACGGGCTCGACATGGACGGCGCGGGCGAGGCTTCGTCGTACGGGGTCAACCTCACGACGGGGGCCGCGACGATCACCAGTCCCGCCATCTCGGGCGTCGCCACGGGCATCACCGCGGCCGCGGCCTCGACCGCCGGGGGCGTCGTGATCTCCGGCGGCACGATCAGCGCCGCGACGTCGGGCATCTCGCTGGGCACGACGACCACGCCCAGCGTGTCGGGCGTCAGCGTGACCAGCGCACAGACCAGCACGGGCACCGGGATCGACCTGTCGAGCTCGTCCGGTGCCCGGGTCGACGCGGTCACCGTGACCGGCTTCGCGCGCGGGATCGGCACGGCGCCTGCGAACCCTCGCACCGGCCCCACGATCACGGGCGCGGTCGTCACGGGCAGCTCCCGGGAGGGCATCTCGCTCGGCGCGACGACCGGTGCGAGAGTCTCGGACGCCCGGATCACGCTGGCGGGAGCCAACCAGACGACGGGCATCCTCACGCTGCTCGCCACCGGCGTCGTGATCGAGCGGCCGACGATCAGGGGCGCCATGTACGGGATCACCACGAGCGCGGCCAACACGGGCACGGGTCCGACGATCACCAGCCCCGTGATCACCGCGTTCGGCGGCATCACCCTGGGCTCGACCCAGAACGCCGTGGTCACGGGCGCGGTGCTCGACGCCGGCACGTGGGGGCCCGCCGGCACCGGCATCAACCTCGTCAACGCCGGGCGCGTCACGGTCTCGGACGTGTCCGCCACCGGGTTCCTCTACGCGATCGGCGCGCAGTCCAACTTCGACGAAGACACCTCGGACCGCGTCGACATCTCGATCTCGGACATCGACGTGGTCGGAGCGCCCGACGCGTCGAGCGGCGTGTACCTGCTGGGCGCGCGCAACGCGACGATCTCCCGCGTCACCGCGAACCTCACGGGCGCCGCGCTCGTCATCCACCAGTCGATCGGGGTCACGGCCCAGGACATCACCGTGACGGGGAACGAGGGGCCGACCTCGGTCACGGGAGCCGCGATCCTGCGCGCCTACGGGTCGCAGGACGTCGACGTCGACCGCTCCTCGATCGACGCCGGGTCGTACGGGTTCTTCTACTCCGCGACCGACGGGTCGACCGTGACCAATGCGACCGTCGCGAACCTCGTCGAGTACGGGGTGTACGGGCGCAGCGTCGCGAACCTCGACGTCAGCGCGACGACGTTCACGGGCAACTCCGGGGTCGGCCTGTTCGTCGTCACGACTCCCGCGAACGGGATCAGCCACGACATCGCCGTGCACGACAGCACCATGACCGACAACGACGGCGGGATCCGTGCGCTCCAGGGCACGACCGGCGTGCAGGTCGTGCGCAACACCGTGAGCGGCCAGCCCGACGTCGTGTCCGCGGGGCCGGCCCACGACCTCCTCGTCGCCGACAACACGATCTCCCAGACGGGCGGCGACGGGCTCGCCGCGATCAGCGTCGCCCCGTCGTGGGCCGACGGCGCGCTCCCGGACTCGTACTCGTCGTCCGACGTCCGGGTCACGGGCAACGCCTTCACGGGCGGGGGCACCTGGATCCAGGTCGGTACGGCAGACCCCACGTCGCCCGAGGCCGCCCGGCGCACGCTGCGCGACGACGTGCTCGTCACGGGCAACTCCTTCCCGGCGGCCAGCGCGGCGATCCGCACGTACGCGAACGCGGTCGTCGGCGAGGACTCCGCGCCCGCCCTCGCCCGCGCGCTGCCGGTCGACGGCCCGGTCGCCGTGGACGCCCGGGACCACGGCACCCCCAACGACTGGGGGTCGGCGTGCCGGGCGACGGGCTTCCTCGACGGCATCCCGTACTACGACGGCGGCGGCGCCGAGGTGCACGAGCTCACCGAGGCCCCCGTGCTCTACCCGATGAGCTGCATCGACCTGTCCCTCAAGCAGACGCTCGCCGTGGACCCCGACGACCCCCAGCGCGCCGGGGACCTGGTCTCCTGGACGCTGACCCCGCACAACGACGGCCCGCGCGTCGCCCCGGCCGGGTGGACGATCACCCAGCTCCTGCCCGACGGCGCCACGCTCGTCTCGATGGCGGGCGACGGCTACACGGTCGACGGCGCCACGGCGACCTCCACGGGCGACCTCCCCCTGGGCGCAGACGGTCCGCCGCTGACCGTGACCGCGCGCGTGGTCTCCCCCGCCCCCGGTGCGGGCAGCATGCGCGACGTCGCCTACGTGGCCCCGGCCCCGGACACCGACCTCGACGAGGACGGCTTCGTGGACCCGGTCGTAGAACGGTTCAGCCCTCTCGTCGTGCCCACGATCGACACAGACACCGACGCCTCCCCGACCGACAACGACGCCCAGGGCGTGTGGTCGACCGTGGGCGACACCGTGCCCGGACGAGGCGGCGCAAGCACGCTCCCCACCACCGGGGCGGACGCGGCCCTCGCTGCTCTCGCCGCGCTCCTCCTGCTCGGCACCGGAATCGCTGTCACGACCCTGTCGCGCCGGCCGCAGCGCCTCGCCGAGAAGTGA
- a CDS encoding glycerophosphodiester phosphodiesterase, which translates to MTGAFRVVAHRGNSSVAPQNTLAAFEAAWRAGADSIELDVQLTADGEVVVIHDDTLDATTDATGRVDALPLAEVRAVDAGSWFAPAYAGQRVPTFTELVDFLVTHPGIDLLLEIKGDWGPDDVRRVTEPVLRAGLADRVIGQSFWTSTVAALAKVAPDLRRGLLIGELSDDLLATCADLGVMTCNPAGHLLVERPGLVDELHAAGLEVMVWTLNEPAQWTLARLAGVDAVITDRPDRLRGWLAGR; encoded by the coding sequence GTGACGGGCGCGTTCCGGGTCGTCGCGCACCGGGGGAACTCGTCGGTGGCCCCGCAGAACACGCTCGCGGCGTTCGAGGCCGCGTGGCGCGCGGGCGCGGACAGCATCGAGCTCGACGTGCAGCTCACCGCGGACGGCGAGGTGGTCGTGATCCACGACGACACCCTCGACGCCACGACCGACGCGACCGGTCGCGTCGACGCGCTCCCGCTCGCGGAGGTCCGCGCCGTGGACGCGGGTTCGTGGTTCGCCCCCGCCTACGCCGGGCAGCGGGTCCCGACGTTCACGGAGCTCGTGGACTTCCTCGTGACGCACCCAGGCATCGACCTCCTGCTGGAGATCAAGGGCGACTGGGGGCCCGACGACGTCCGCAGGGTCACCGAGCCCGTCCTGCGCGCCGGGCTCGCCGACCGCGTGATCGGGCAGAGCTTCTGGACCTCGACGGTCGCGGCCCTGGCGAAGGTGGCCCCGGACCTGCGCCGCGGGCTGCTGATCGGCGAGCTGTCCGACGACCTGCTCGCGACGTGCGCCGACCTGGGCGTCATGACGTGCAACCCGGCGGGGCACCTGCTCGTCGAGCGGCCCGGTCTGGTCGACGAGCTGCACGCGGCGGGGCTCGAGGTCATGGTGTGGACCTTGAACGAGCCCGCGCAGTGGACCCTGGCCCGGTTGGCCGGTGTCGACGCGGTCATCACCGACCGTCCTGACCGGCTGCGAGGGTGGCTCGCGGGACGCTGA
- a CDS encoding ABC transporter substrate-binding protein — translation MNQPLPAQWTPSRRDVLRLGGLGALALSLAACAGPTVGGGTSAPSASAGTDWTTIKPASQITWWSNHPGASKAIEEELIRRFNTKHPDIAVKLVTAGAGYDEVAQRFQAASSSNNLPDLVIASDVWWFRYYLNGQVMPLDDVFAHLDVDVTDYNPTLYGDYAYDTRHWAVPYARSTPLFYYNKTMWAAAGLPDRGPATWAELAEWAPALRAQVPADGAPLGLATGTSWAAWWFENMLWGQGGQYSDEFTVTLDTPQALAAGDFLHDLFHGSKVAGVGTDAGADFAAGIFASTIGSTGSLTGLLDAASFELGTAYLPDGPSGSGTPTGGTGLAIPASRTPEQQLAAAMFLAFITDPENTAYFSQNTGYMPVRTSAVEGETMSSIYAATPQFRTAVDQLAEKSRSQDWVRVFVPGGDQILTDGIEQIVLKGTPAAEAFASITPRLEKAYQENVEPYL, via the coding sequence GTGAACCAGCCCCTGCCCGCCCAGTGGACCCCGTCGCGACGCGACGTGCTGCGCCTCGGCGGCCTCGGCGCCCTCGCCCTCTCCCTCGCCGCGTGCGCGGGACCCACCGTCGGCGGCGGCACGTCCGCCCCGTCCGCCTCCGCGGGCACCGACTGGACCACGATCAAGCCCGCCTCGCAGATCACGTGGTGGAGCAACCACCCCGGCGCCTCAAAGGCCATCGAGGAGGAGCTGATCCGCCGCTTCAACACGAAGCACCCCGACATCGCGGTCAAGCTCGTGACCGCGGGCGCCGGGTACGACGAGGTCGCGCAGCGCTTCCAGGCCGCGTCGTCGTCGAACAACCTCCCCGACCTCGTCATCGCGAGCGACGTGTGGTGGTTCCGCTACTACCTCAACGGCCAGGTCATGCCGCTCGACGACGTGTTCGCGCACCTCGACGTCGACGTCACCGACTACAACCCGACGCTGTACGGCGACTACGCGTACGACACCCGGCACTGGGCGGTGCCGTACGCGCGCTCGACGCCGCTCTTCTACTACAACAAGACCATGTGGGCCGCAGCCGGCCTGCCCGACCGCGGGCCCGCGACGTGGGCAGAGCTCGCCGAGTGGGCCCCCGCGCTGCGCGCCCAGGTCCCGGCCGACGGCGCCCCGCTGGGCCTCGCGACCGGCACCTCGTGGGCCGCGTGGTGGTTCGAGAACATGCTGTGGGGCCAGGGTGGGCAGTACAGCGACGAGTTCACCGTCACGCTCGACACCCCGCAGGCCCTGGCCGCGGGCGACTTCCTGCACGACCTGTTCCACGGGTCCAAGGTCGCGGGCGTCGGGACCGACGCCGGGGCCGACTTCGCCGCCGGCATCTTCGCCTCGACCATCGGGTCCACGGGCAGCCTCACGGGGCTCCTCGACGCCGCGTCGTTCGAGCTCGGCACGGCCTACCTGCCCGACGGCCCGAGCGGCTCCGGGACGCCCACTGGTGGCACGGGTCTGGCCATCCCGGCCTCGCGCACGCCCGAGCAGCAGCTCGCCGCCGCGATGTTCCTCGCCTTCATCACGGACCCGGAGAACACCGCATACTTCTCCCAGAACACCGGGTACATGCCGGTGCGTACGTCCGCGGTCGAGGGAGAGACCATGAGCAGCATCTACGCGGCCACGCCGCAGTTCCGCACGGCGGTCGACCAGCTCGCCGAGAAGTCCCGCTCGCAGGACTGGGTCCGGGTCTTCGTGCCTGGTGGCGACCAGATCCTCACCGACGGGATCGAGCAGATCGTCCTCAAGGGCACGCCCGCCGCCGAGGCGTTCGCGTCGATCACGCCGCGCCTCGAGAAGGCGTACCAGGAGAACGTGGAGCCGTACCTGTGA
- a CDS encoding carbohydrate ABC transporter permease, which translates to MSVQNPVRDVPTTAPRTTSGAPSAQHPGSPVDAPPAPGGASHRPSGARAPERARRRRPLHLGSYATLLVATVVMALPLVWMVLASFKRPDELYSIPLQWLPQDLDLANYVQTTQSIPVGQLFLNSVGLTVVGSTLKLLLGLCCAYALVFLDFPFKRALFVLVLFTLLIPQQITIIPNYTFVAQLGWLNTYQGILVPGLASAFGTFLFRQHFLSLPISILEAAELDGAGHWRKLWRFVVPLSYPTIAAVALVSVVAEWNDYLWPFLVTDDAEKMTLPVGLTLLQSVDGMNNWGVLMAATVLVTLPILVVFLLLQRRLVAGLTAGAVTG; encoded by the coding sequence ATGAGCGTCCAGAACCCGGTCCGGGACGTCCCCACCACCGCACCTCGCACGACCTCGGGCGCGCCCAGCGCTCAGCACCCCGGGTCACCCGTGGACGCACCACCGGCCCCCGGCGGTGCGAGCCACCGCCCGAGCGGCGCCCGGGCGCCGGAGCGCGCGCGCCGTCGTCGGCCTCTGCACCTGGGCTCGTACGCGACCCTGCTGGTCGCGACCGTCGTCATGGCGCTGCCGCTCGTGTGGATGGTGCTCGCGAGCTTCAAGCGCCCTGACGAGCTGTACTCGATCCCGCTCCAGTGGCTCCCACAGGACCTCGACCTCGCGAACTACGTCCAGACGACGCAGAGCATCCCCGTCGGGCAGCTCTTCCTCAACAGCGTGGGCCTGACGGTCGTCGGCTCGACGCTCAAGCTGCTGCTGGGCCTGTGCTGCGCGTACGCGCTCGTGTTCCTGGACTTCCCGTTCAAGCGCGCGCTGTTCGTCCTGGTCCTGTTCACGCTGCTCATCCCGCAGCAGATCACGATCATCCCCAACTACACGTTCGTCGCACAGCTCGGGTGGCTCAACACCTACCAGGGCATCCTCGTGCCGGGCCTGGCGAGCGCGTTCGGGACCTTCCTGTTCCGCCAGCACTTCCTGTCGCTGCCGATCTCGATCCTCGAGGCCGCCGAGCTCGACGGTGCGGGCCACTGGCGCAAGCTGTGGCGGTTCGTCGTGCCGCTGTCCTACCCCACGATCGCGGCCGTGGCGCTCGTGTCCGTCGTCGCCGAGTGGAACGACTACCTGTGGCCGTTCCTCGTGACCGACGACGCCGAGAAGATGACGCTCCCCGTGGGACTCACGCTCCTGCAGAGCGTCGACGGCATGAACAACTGGGGCGTCCTCATGGCCGCGACCGTGCTCGTGACCCTCCCGATCCTCGTCGTCTTCCTGCTCCTCCAGCGCCGGCTCGTCGCCGGGCTCACCGCCGGAGCCGTGACCGGCTGA
- a CDS encoding carbohydrate ABC transporter permease gives MTSVSAPVRPAPPARPRTIPGRAPTARSRFTRPTPRALRTWLAFLLLAGPNVVLLLVFVYRPLLQSFYYSTLQWNMGSPTARSVGLGNYVEWFQDPTTADVMVTTGVFTVATVGGSLVLGLGLALLLNRRLKGRGLARTVAFAPYVLSGVAVGMLWLFIFDPRYGLLSAGLRAIGLESPDWYTTSPWALVMIIVVYLWKNVGYVALIFLAGLQAVPQELKQAAALDGASSARTFRSIVLPLLAPTTFFLTVTTLLSSLQSFDIIQAMTKGGPLGSTTTLMYQIYEEGFVTGRAGYASAVATILFLLLLVVTVVQLRFVEKKVHYA, from the coding sequence ATGACCTCCGTGTCAGCCCCCGTGCGCCCCGCGCCACCCGCACGCCCTCGGACGATCCCCGGGCGGGCCCCGACGGCCCGGTCCCGCTTCACGCGCCCCACCCCGCGCGCCCTGCGCACCTGGCTCGCGTTCCTGCTGCTCGCGGGGCCCAACGTGGTCCTGCTGCTCGTGTTCGTCTACCGCCCGCTGCTGCAGAGCTTCTACTACTCGACCCTGCAGTGGAACATGGGCTCCCCCACGGCCCGCTCGGTCGGACTCGGCAACTACGTCGAGTGGTTCCAGGACCCGACGACGGCCGACGTCATGGTCACGACGGGCGTCTTCACGGTCGCGACCGTGGGCGGCTCGCTGGTCCTGGGACTCGGCCTGGCCCTGCTGCTGAACCGGCGCCTCAAGGGTCGCGGGCTCGCGCGGACCGTCGCGTTCGCTCCCTACGTCCTGTCGGGCGTCGCGGTCGGCATGCTGTGGCTGTTCATCTTCGACCCCCGCTACGGCCTGCTCTCGGCGGGCCTGCGCGCGATCGGGCTCGAGTCCCCCGACTGGTACACGACCTCACCCTGGGCGCTCGTCATGATCATCGTCGTCTACCTGTGGAAGAACGTCGGGTACGTCGCCCTGATCTTCCTGGCCGGCCTCCAGGCCGTCCCGCAGGAGCTCAAGCAGGCCGCCGCCCTCGACGGAGCGTCCTCGGCCCGCACGTTCCGCTCGATCGTCCTGCCGCTGCTCGCGCCCACGACCTTCTTCCTCACGGTCACGACGCTCCTGAGCTCGCTCCAGTCGTTCGACATCATCCAGGCCATGACCAAGGGCGGCCCCCTGGGCTCGACCACGACCCTCATGTACCAGATCTACGAGGAGGGCTTCGTGACCGGCCGCGCCGGCTACGCGTCGGCCGTCGCGACGATCCTCTTCCTCCTGCTGCTGGTCGTCACGGTCGTCCAGCTGCGCTTCGTCGAGAAGAAGGTGCACTACGCATGA
- a CDS encoding FAD-dependent oxidoreductase has protein sequence MSSSRPLRVAIVGAGPAGIYAADILSKTGVEVSIDLFERLPAPFGLVRYGVAPDHPRIKAIIVALHKVLARGDVRLLANVEYGVDLKLDDLRQFYDAVIFSTGSIRDAALAIEGIDLPGSFGAADFVSWYDGHPDVARTWPLEAEQVAVLGAGNVALDVARVLAKHADDLLPTEIPENVYQGLKESPVTDVHVFARRGPAQAKFSPLELRELGHVPDVDVIVYPEDFEFDEGSMAAINSSNQTKQVVKTLTDWTLKDPSQFTASRRLHLHFLHAPVAVLGEGRVEGLRTERTRLNGDGTVSGTGEFFEWPVQAVYRAVGYFGSPLPEIPFDDLKGVIPNREGRVIDIDGAQIPGVYATGWIKRGPVGLIGHTKSDASETVRHLVEDLADSRTAAHPEPESVVEFLTERGVDLVQWADWEVLDAHERTLGEPHGRERIKVVPREDMIRIARRQTEEATSTVAATSTEAAGDSQA, from the coding sequence GTGAGCAGCTCTCGTCCGTTGCGTGTCGCCATTGTTGGCGCTGGTCCTGCTGGTATCTATGCGGCGGACATTCTGTCGAAGACGGGCGTCGAGGTGAGTATCGACTTGTTCGAGCGTCTTCCGGCGCCGTTCGGGTTGGTGCGGTACGGGGTGGCGCCGGATCATCCGCGGATCAAGGCGATCATCGTGGCGTTGCACAAGGTGTTGGCCCGGGGTGATGTGCGCCTGCTCGCCAATGTGGAGTACGGGGTGGATCTGAAGCTGGATGATCTGCGGCAGTTCTATGACGCGGTGATCTTCTCGACGGGTTCGATCCGGGATGCGGCGTTGGCGATCGAGGGGATCGATCTGCCGGGGTCGTTCGGTGCGGCGGATTTCGTGTCGTGGTACGACGGGCATCCGGATGTGGCGCGCACGTGGCCGTTGGAGGCCGAGCAGGTCGCGGTGCTGGGGGCGGGGAACGTGGCGCTGGACGTGGCGCGGGTGCTGGCCAAGCATGCGGACGACTTGTTGCCCACGGAGATCCCGGAGAACGTGTACCAGGGGTTGAAGGAGTCGCCGGTGACGGACGTGCACGTGTTCGCGCGTCGTGGTCCGGCGCAGGCGAAGTTCTCCCCGTTGGAGCTGCGTGAGCTGGGGCACGTGCCGGATGTGGACGTGATCGTGTATCCGGAGGACTTCGAGTTCGACGAGGGGTCGATGGCCGCGATCAATTCCTCGAACCAGACCAAGCAGGTCGTCAAGACGTTGACGGACTGGACGCTCAAGGACCCGTCGCAGTTCACGGCTTCGCGGCGGTTGCACCTGCATTTCTTGCATGCGCCGGTCGCGGTGCTGGGCGAGGGCAGGGTCGAGGGGTTGCGTACCGAGCGGACCCGGTTGAACGGGGACGGGACGGTCAGCGGGACGGGGGAGTTCTTCGAGTGGCCGGTGCAGGCGGTGTATCGGGCGGTGGGGTACTTCGGGTCGCCGTTGCCCGAGATCCCGTTCGACGACCTCAAGGGTGTGATTCCCAACCGTGAGGGTCGGGTCATCGACATCGATGGTGCGCAGATCCCGGGGGTGTATGCCACGGGGTGGATCAAGCGTGGCCCGGTCGGGCTGATCGGGCACACCAAGTCCGACGCGTCCGAGACCGTCCGCCACCTCGTCGAGGACCTCGCCGACTCCCGCACGGCCGCCCACCCCGAGCCGGAGAGCGTCGTCGAGTTCCTGACCGAGCGCGGCGTCGACCTCGTCCAGTGGGCCGACTGGGAGGTCCTGGACGCCCACGAGCGCACCCTCGGGGAGCCGCACGGGCGCGAGCGTATCAAGGTCGTGCCCCGCGAGGACATGATCCGCATCGCCCGCCGCCAGACCGAGGAAGCCACCAGCACCGTGGCGGCCACCAGCACCGAGGCGGCCGGCGACTCTCAGGCCTGA
- a CDS encoding TIGR03086 family metal-binding protein: MSTAVSSHEHLLAAHGDAIGAFDHLVRRVQDDQWDLPTPDDEWSVHDLVNHLVSEQLWAPELLAGRTVADVGTVFDGDVLGDDPVDAWIDASTQSREAFLAPGALDRAVHLSYGDAPATEYAHQMTFDLTVHAWDLAQGIGLDADLGPQLVSFVLGYAQRRKGMFAASRLFAGPLPVPDDAPDLTRLLALAGRQA, from the coding sequence GTGAGCACCGCGGTCTCGTCGCACGAGCACCTCCTGGCGGCGCACGGCGACGCCATCGGGGCGTTCGACCACCTGGTCCGGCGGGTCCAGGACGACCAGTGGGACCTGCCCACGCCCGACGACGAGTGGAGCGTCCACGACCTCGTCAACCACCTGGTCTCCGAGCAGCTCTGGGCTCCCGAGCTGCTCGCGGGCCGGACGGTCGCCGACGTCGGCACGGTCTTCGACGGCGACGTCCTGGGGGACGACCCGGTCGACGCGTGGATCGACGCGTCGACCCAGTCGCGCGAGGCGTTCCTGGCCCCCGGCGCCCTGGACCGTGCGGTGCACCTGTCGTACGGCGACGCCCCGGCGACCGAGTACGCGCACCAGATGACGTTCGACCTCACGGTCCACGCGTGGGACCTCGCGCAGGGCATCGGCCTCGACGCGGACCTCGGCCCGCAGCTCGTGTCGTTCGTCCTGGGCTACGCCCAGCGTCGCAAGGGCATGTTCGCGGCGAGCCGTCTGTTCGCGGGCCCGCTCCCCGTGCCCGACGACGCACCCGACCTCACGAGGCTGCTCGCCCTGGCCGGACGTCAGGCCTGA
- a CDS encoding VOC family protein: MVSTTNAFSSFSVNDLDAARAFYADVVGVEVDQTPMGLDLRLGSGGHVFVYPKKNHVAASFTVLNFGVDDVEAAVDELIAKGVEFERYVGFDQDAKGIARGPEGPAIAWFKDPARNVLAILSNP, from the coding sequence ATGGTCTCGACGACGAACGCATTCAGCAGCTTCTCGGTGAACGACCTGGACGCCGCGCGGGCGTTCTACGCCGACGTCGTGGGCGTCGAGGTCGACCAGACCCCCATGGGCCTCGACCTGCGCCTCGGGTCGGGCGGGCACGTGTTCGTCTACCCCAAGAAGAACCACGTCGCGGCATCGTTCACGGTGCTCAACTTCGGGGTCGACGACGTCGAGGCCGCGGTCGACGAGCTCATCGCGAAGGGCGTCGAGTTCGAGCGCTACGTCGGGTTCGACCAAGATGCCAAGGGCATCGCCCGCGGTCCCGAGGGACCGGCGATCGCCTGGTTCAAGGACCCGGCGCGCAACGTCCTCGCGATCCTGAGCAACCCGTGA